A single genomic interval of Microbacterium sp. LWO14-1.2 harbors:
- the ftsY gene encoding signal recognition particle-docking protein FtsY, with the protein MAEKSWSLTRALRGMFVKPTIDETTWEDLETALITADFGPDISERVVDELRGKVERYRTTDPKDLQRMLRETLEEHFAKFDTTLKLTERPAVVLVVGVNGVGKTTTIGKFTKFLRGNQRSVVVGAADTFRAAAVDQLATWAQRGGAAIVRPQQEGQDPASVAYQTIEFAQREGIEIAIIDTAGRLHTKGGLMDELTKIRRVIEKQAPISEVLLVLDATTGQNGVMQAEAFLQHAGVTGLVLTKLDGSAKGGFVLAVQERTGIPVKLLGQGEGIDDLTGFTPHVFVQSLVG; encoded by the coding sequence ATGGCGGAGAAGTCCTGGTCCCTCACCCGTGCGCTGCGCGGGATGTTCGTCAAGCCCACGATCGACGAGACGACGTGGGAGGACCTCGAGACAGCGCTCATCACCGCGGATTTCGGTCCCGACATCAGCGAGCGCGTCGTCGACGAGCTGCGCGGCAAGGTCGAGCGCTATCGCACGACCGACCCGAAGGACCTGCAGCGCATGCTGCGGGAGACGCTCGAGGAGCACTTCGCGAAGTTCGACACGACGCTGAAGCTGACGGAGCGTCCGGCGGTCGTCCTCGTCGTCGGCGTCAACGGCGTCGGCAAGACCACGACGATCGGCAAGTTCACGAAGTTCCTCCGCGGCAACCAGCGGAGCGTCGTGGTCGGAGCGGCGGACACATTCAGGGCGGCGGCAGTCGATCAGCTCGCCACCTGGGCGCAGCGCGGGGGAGCGGCTATCGTCCGTCCCCAGCAGGAGGGGCAGGACCCCGCGTCCGTCGCGTACCAGACCATCGAGTTCGCGCAGCGCGAGGGCATCGAGATCGCGATCATCGACACCGCTGGGCGCCTGCACACCAAGGGCGGGCTGATGGATGAGCTCACGAAGATCCGCCGGGTCATCGAGAAGCAGGCCCCGATCAGCGAGGTTCTCCTCGTGCTCGATGCGACGACGGGTCAGAACGGCGTCATGCAGGCCGAGGCGTTCCTGCAGCACGCCGGGGTCACCGGGCTCGTCCTGACCAAGCTGGACGGCTCTGCGAAGGGCGGTTTCGTCCTCGCGGTTCAGGAGCGCACCGGCATCCCCGTCAAGCTCCTGGGCCAGGGCGAGGGCATCGACGACCTCACCGGTTTCACCCCTCACGTGTTCGTGCAGTCGCTCGTCGGTTGA
- the smc gene encoding chromosome segregation protein SMC, with the protein MHLKSLTLKGFKSFAQPTSFVFEPGVTCIVGPNGSGKSNVVDALAWVMGEQGAKTLRGGKMEDVIFAGTSTRGPLGRAEVQLTIDNADGALPIEYAEVTISRTLFRNGSSEYAINGESCRLLDVQELLSDSGLGREMHVIVGQGRLDTVLQASPEDRRGFIEEAAGILKHRRRKEKTLRKLDAMETNLTRLSDLAGEIRRQLKPLGRQAEIAREAQTIAAVVRDAKARIFADDVVALRTALADHTRTEHERHTERLVLSDQAEAVRANIARLEQDQNSVAVDQARGVAFGLEQVQERMRGLYTLANQRLALLGSEEDDAAVTAVTVTQSTIDEAKAEITEISAGLGDAQDAAAAASREVVSARAELDTLDVDIAEQSALVSEYDMRLTSLRGAADAAASALAAVRGAVLRQENALEAAHTRRREAAEALEAIDTAEAPEGTAAEYSAAYESAQRAATAAEAERETLRERLHAAEREVDALTAKAAALGSALALSGGAAEIVKTGGDGIRGLVGDAVQVKSGFEAAIAAVLGPLAEGVLVDEAAQAFALASDAASQGRGVVDFVVADAIRPAVRLPELPGVTPAVDTVTAPAGVLGILSHVLIAGDLDEARAARSALDALGDTTTTVVTTTGDVVTAQTLRTGSGGERSRLELAAERDAAKERLAEVQVIVDSLREAREDANEIVETTRRQSKDALRALREHDAALASHAEQVNRITVTHESAVAECDRLEAGLAQAQSAVEEAEAKAARAKTELDEAVSAPRPVLDASARDGLLEALELAREGEVRARLEIETLRERVRAAQARVASLERQREQERDAAAEAARRAVIRRAQREAASGVASELPRILDSIDRSVAEARLALGEAEAARSAQNEELTALRAQETSLRERLAGLTESVHGLELQIHEKKLHLNSLLERVASELALDEDILVAEYGPDQLVPRDPGAEPADGELLDDTAIPFDRRIQQRRLADAERKLAQLGRVNPLALEEFAALEQRHAFLTEQLADLTQTRQDLLTIIADLDERMQTIFASAFEDTKEAFGQVFPLLFPGGSGSISLTDPDNMLTTGIEVSVRPVGKKIERLSLLSGGERSLAAVALLVAIFKARPSPFYILDEVEAALDDANLGRLLTVFEQLRESSQLLVITHQKRTMEIADALYGVSMRQDGVSAVVGQRVGDRAAAAAV; encoded by the coding sequence ATGCATCTGAAGAGCCTGACCCTCAAGGGGTTCAAGTCCTTCGCGCAGCCGACCAGCTTCGTCTTCGAACCGGGCGTGACGTGCATCGTCGGGCCGAACGGCTCGGGCAAGTCGAATGTCGTCGATGCTCTCGCGTGGGTGATGGGGGAGCAAGGCGCGAAGACCCTTCGCGGCGGGAAGATGGAGGACGTCATCTTCGCCGGTACGTCGACGCGAGGTCCGCTCGGCCGTGCGGAGGTGCAGCTGACGATCGACAATGCCGACGGCGCCCTGCCGATCGAGTACGCCGAGGTCACCATCAGCCGCACGCTCTTCCGCAACGGATCGAGCGAGTACGCGATCAACGGCGAGTCCTGCCGACTTCTCGACGTGCAGGAGCTGCTCAGCGACTCGGGTCTCGGCCGCGAGATGCACGTCATCGTCGGCCAGGGGCGTCTCGACACCGTCCTGCAGGCTTCGCCCGAGGACCGTCGCGGCTTCATCGAGGAGGCCGCCGGGATCCTCAAGCATCGCCGGCGCAAGGAGAAGACCCTGCGCAAGCTCGATGCGATGGAGACGAATCTCACGCGTCTGAGCGATCTCGCCGGGGAGATCCGCCGCCAGCTGAAACCACTGGGCCGTCAGGCCGAGATCGCGCGCGAAGCGCAGACGATCGCAGCGGTCGTGCGGGATGCCAAGGCGCGGATCTTCGCCGACGACGTCGTCGCCCTGCGCACAGCGTTGGCCGATCACACGCGGACGGAGCATGAGCGTCACACCGAGCGGCTCGTGCTCTCGGATCAGGCGGAGGCCGTGCGTGCGAACATCGCGCGCCTCGAGCAGGACCAGAACTCGGTGGCCGTCGATCAGGCTCGCGGGGTGGCGTTCGGGCTCGAGCAGGTGCAGGAGCGCATGCGCGGTCTGTACACGCTCGCCAACCAACGACTCGCCCTGCTCGGGTCCGAAGAGGACGACGCCGCGGTGACCGCGGTGACCGTCACGCAGAGCACGATCGACGAGGCCAAGGCGGAGATCACGGAGATCTCCGCAGGGCTCGGCGACGCGCAGGATGCCGCGGCGGCCGCCAGCCGCGAGGTCGTCAGCGCCCGTGCAGAGCTCGACACGCTCGACGTCGACATCGCCGAGCAGAGCGCCCTCGTCTCGGAATACGACATGCGGTTGACCTCGCTGCGCGGCGCCGCGGATGCTGCGGCGTCCGCGCTGGCGGCGGTGCGCGGCGCAGTGCTCCGGCAGGAGAACGCTCTCGAAGCCGCGCACACCCGACGCCGAGAGGCCGCAGAGGCGCTGGAGGCCATCGATACCGCGGAAGCCCCCGAGGGTACCGCCGCCGAGTACTCGGCCGCCTACGAGAGCGCCCAGCGCGCGGCGACGGCCGCCGAGGCGGAGCGGGAGACGCTTCGCGAACGGCTGCACGCGGCGGAGCGCGAGGTCGACGCCCTCACGGCGAAGGCCGCGGCCCTGGGGAGCGCCCTCGCCCTGTCCGGAGGGGCGGCCGAGATCGTGAAGACCGGGGGAGACGGCATCCGCGGTCTCGTCGGCGACGCGGTCCAGGTGAAGTCCGGGTTCGAGGCGGCGATCGCCGCCGTGCTCGGCCCGCTGGCCGAGGGCGTCCTGGTGGACGAGGCGGCGCAGGCCTTCGCGCTGGCATCCGATGCCGCGTCGCAGGGCCGGGGAGTCGTCGACTTCGTCGTCGCCGATGCGATCCGGCCTGCCGTCCGGCTGCCGGAGCTTCCGGGGGTCACGCCCGCCGTCGACACGGTCACGGCGCCCGCCGGGGTGCTCGGCATCCTCTCGCACGTGCTCATCGCCGGCGACCTCGACGAGGCTCGCGCAGCGCGCAGCGCGCTGGACGCTCTCGGCGACACGACGACGACCGTCGTGACGACCACGGGAGACGTGGTCACGGCGCAGACCCTCCGCACGGGATCCGGCGGAGAGCGGTCGCGACTCGAGCTCGCTGCGGAGCGGGATGCCGCGAAGGAGCGCCTCGCGGAGGTGCAGGTCATCGTCGACTCGCTGCGCGAGGCCCGCGAGGATGCGAACGAGATCGTCGAGACGACGCGGCGGCAGTCGAAGGACGCGCTGCGCGCCCTGCGCGAGCACGATGCGGCGCTCGCGAGCCATGCGGAGCAGGTCAACCGGATCACGGTCACCCACGAGTCGGCGGTCGCGGAGTGCGACCGGCTCGAGGCGGGACTGGCTCAGGCGCAGTCCGCCGTGGAGGAAGCAGAGGCGAAGGCCGCCCGCGCGAAGACAGAGCTCGACGAGGCGGTGTCGGCACCCCGGCCCGTCCTCGACGCCTCCGCCCGAGACGGTCTGCTGGAGGCTCTGGAGCTCGCGCGCGAGGGCGAGGTCAGAGCCCGCCTGGAGATCGAGACGTTGCGGGAGCGCGTCCGCGCGGCCCAGGCACGGGTCGCGAGCCTGGAGCGTCAGCGCGAGCAGGAACGGGATGCCGCGGCGGAGGCAGCGCGTCGCGCGGTGATCCGTCGCGCTCAGCGGGAGGCGGCGTCGGGCGTCGCGTCAGAGCTCCCGCGCATCCTGGACTCGATCGACCGCTCCGTGGCCGAAGCCCGCCTCGCGTTGGGGGAGGCCGAGGCTGCGCGCTCCGCGCAGAACGAGGAGCTGACCGCTCTCCGAGCGCAGGAGACGTCGCTGCGCGAGCGCCTCGCAGGCCTCACCGAGAGCGTCCACGGCCTGGAACTGCAGATCCACGAGAAGAAGCTGCACCTCAACAGCCTGCTCGAACGCGTCGCCTCGGAGCTGGCTCTCGACGAAGATATTCTCGTCGCGGAATATGGTCCGGATCAGCTGGTTCCGCGGGATCCCGGGGCCGAGCCCGCGGACGGCGAACTGCTCGACGACACGGCCATCCCGTTCGACCGCCGCATCCAGCAGCGTCGCCTCGCCGACGCCGAGCGCAAGCTCGCTCAACTGGGTCGCGTGAACCCCCTCGCGCTCGAGGAGTTCGCGGCCCTCGAACAGCGGCATGCCTTCTTGACCGAGCAGCTCGCCGATCTCACACAGACGCGGCAGGACCTGCTGACCATCATCGCCGACCTCGACGAGCGGATGCAGACGATCTTCGCCAGTGCGTTCGAGGACACCAAGGAGGCCTTCGGGCAGGTCTTCCCGCTGCTGTTCCCCGGCGGCTCGGGCAGCATCTCCCTCACCGACCCCGACAACATGCTCACGACGGGCATCGAGGTCTCGGTCCGACCCGTCGGGAAGAAGATCGAGCGGCTGTCGCTGCTCTCCGGCGGTGAGCGCTCCCTTGCCGCAGTCGCACTCCTCGTGGCGATCTTCAAGGCGCGGCCGAGCCCGTTCTACATCCTCGACGAGGTCGAGGCCGCGCTCGACGACGCGAACCTCGGTCGTCTGCTGACCGTGTTCGAGCAGTTGCGTGAGAGCTCGCAACTGCTGGTCATCACGCATCAGAAGCGCACCATGGAGATCGCAGACGCCCTCTACGGCGTCTCGATGCGACAGGACGGCGTGTCCGCCGTCGTCGGGCAGCGCGTCGGCGACCGCGCCGCCGCTGCCGCGGTCTGA
- a CDS encoding GNAT family N-acetyltransferase, translated as MSIVLTEDATLHPLVLPARADAADAGEFRELARVRNDVYRAITGRDEQDLEPEALLPLLRSRPERTTTVWAVRVAGEIVGRAVVDIPHEEGSRTAIASIEIHPRVWGRGIGTAVLPHIEAAARQHGRTVIQNWTEQPASSGDRITARTGHGSVPDDHVSRFLLRHGFSLEQVYRVSRLDLDGPAAGRSAALHDDAIRAAVGYRVLQWEVPTPPEHLDGYAWLKSRMSTDAPSAGLEADEERWDAERVVAGEKRIVEMRQRLLVTVAQHLESGELAAFTEIGIGPDMTATTHQHDTLVLREHRGHRLGQLVKCASLATWRDLAPQSRAVVTYNAEENRPMLSINEAMGFEAIAYEGAWRKDLS; from the coding sequence ATGAGCATCGTGCTCACCGAAGATGCGACGCTGCATCCGCTCGTGCTCCCGGCGCGGGCGGATGCGGCAGACGCGGGCGAGTTCCGCGAACTCGCCCGCGTCCGCAACGACGTCTATCGCGCGATCACCGGACGCGACGAACAGGACCTCGAGCCCGAGGCACTGCTGCCACTGCTGAGGTCGCGTCCGGAACGCACCACGACCGTCTGGGCCGTCCGAGTCGCGGGCGAGATCGTCGGACGCGCTGTCGTCGACATCCCCCACGAGGAGGGGTCGCGCACGGCGATCGCGAGCATCGAGATCCACCCGCGGGTGTGGGGCCGGGGCATCGGGACCGCCGTGCTCCCTCACATCGAAGCAGCAGCCCGGCAACACGGCAGGACCGTCATCCAGAACTGGACCGAGCAGCCGGCATCCTCGGGCGACCGGATCACCGCGCGCACCGGACACGGAAGCGTGCCGGACGACCACGTCTCCCGGTTCCTGCTGCGCCACGGCTTCTCGCTGGAACAGGTGTACCGGGTGAGTCGGCTCGACCTCGATGGTCCCGCTGCGGGCCGTTCGGCCGCCCTCCACGACGACGCTATCCGCGCAGCCGTCGGATACCGTGTGCTGCAGTGGGAGGTGCCCACCCCGCCCGAGCATCTCGACGGCTACGCGTGGTTGAAGTCCCGGATGTCGACCGACGCTCCCTCCGCGGGCCTGGAAGCCGACGAGGAAAGGTGGGACGCCGAGCGCGTCGTCGCCGGGGAGAAGCGCATCGTCGAGATGCGTCAACGCCTGCTCGTCACCGTCGCGCAGCATCTCGAGAGCGGCGAGCTGGCCGCTTTCACCGAGATCGGCATCGGACCCGACATGACGGCCACCACTCACCAGCACGACACACTGGTGCTCCGCGAGCACCGCGGGCACCGCCTGGGGCAGTTGGTCAAGTGCGCGTCGCTCGCCACGTGGCGCGACCTCGCCCCGCAGTCGCGAGCCGTCGTCACCTACAACGCCGAGGAGAACCGGCCCATGCTCTCCATCAACGAAGCCATGGGCTTCGAGGCCATCGCGTACGAAGGCGCATGGCGGAAGGACCTCTCATGA
- a CDS encoding GNAT family N-acetyltransferase, whose product MTTSTLTITPLIVPASLESDDAGDFLAYGELNRLVCDEATGIPDLAPNAAQMLPAWQDQTDTLHTGFVARINDRIAGMITIDYAREADAQAAEIDVLVARRFAGMGVENALLSRAEEEARAHGRSLIQAWSLHRPIETDHMIVPRTGWGRIPATALSDALEADGFVCEQVERNSELDLRADPSVIEGALDEALAVAGPDYRIVQWMAPTPEEYRDGYAGILARLSTDAPSGDMQFVAEEWDAQRVERRDARLTSAGQAFAVTAVQHVPTGDLVAYNELLIGADRTATTHQFGTLVSSAHRGHRLGMIVKCANLLRWRELMPDSPTVSTFNAEENRPMLSINEALGFRAVSYAGAWQKRLS is encoded by the coding sequence ATGACCACGTCCACACTGACGATCACGCCGCTCATCGTGCCCGCGTCCCTCGAGAGCGACGACGCGGGGGACTTCCTCGCCTACGGCGAGCTCAATCGCCTCGTCTGCGATGAGGCGACCGGCATCCCTGACCTCGCTCCGAACGCGGCGCAGATGCTGCCGGCGTGGCAGGACCAGACCGACACGCTGCACACCGGTTTCGTGGCGAGGATCAACGACCGGATCGCCGGCATGATCACGATCGACTACGCCAGGGAGGCCGATGCGCAGGCCGCTGAGATCGACGTGCTCGTGGCGCGCCGCTTCGCCGGAATGGGAGTCGAGAATGCTCTCCTGTCCCGCGCGGAAGAGGAGGCGCGCGCACATGGCCGGTCCCTCATCCAGGCGTGGTCACTGCACCGCCCGATCGAGACGGATCATATGATCGTGCCCCGGACAGGGTGGGGCCGGATCCCGGCCACGGCTCTCTCCGACGCGCTCGAGGCAGACGGCTTCGTGTGCGAGCAGGTCGAACGCAACAGCGAACTCGATCTGCGCGCTGACCCGTCCGTGATCGAGGGCGCCCTCGACGAAGCCCTCGCCGTCGCCGGGCCGGACTATCGGATCGTGCAATGGATGGCACCGACCCCCGAGGAGTACCGGGACGGGTATGCGGGGATCCTCGCGCGCCTGTCGACGGATGCGCCGAGCGGCGACATGCAGTTCGTCGCCGAGGAATGGGACGCACAGCGCGTCGAACGCCGGGACGCGAGGTTGACCTCCGCGGGTCAGGCGTTCGCGGTCACCGCGGTGCAGCATGTGCCGACCGGCGATCTCGTGGCGTACAACGAGCTGCTGATCGGGGCGGACCGCACGGCCACGACGCACCAGTTCGGCACCCTCGTATCCAGCGCGCACCGCGGCCACAGGCTGGGCATGATCGTCAAGTGCGCGAACCTGCTGCGCTGGCGGGAGCTGATGCCCGACTCCCCCACCGTATCGACCTTCAACGCCGAGGAGAATCGTCCGATGCTGAGCATCAACGAAGCACTCGGCTTCCGGGCGGTGTCGTACGCCGGCGCCTGGCAGAAGCGGCTCTCGTGA
- a CDS encoding ABC transporter ATP-binding protein: protein MNASVLEARSLTKSYGTTRALAGVDLTVRSGESVAIMGASGSGKTTLLHVLAGIVTPDSGTVTFQPTTGHPVELSALGESARSRLRRERFGFVFQQGLLIPELTAVENVALASMINGVKRADAVHHAASWLAALGLAGMEDRRIGELSGGQAQRVAIARAQATGAELVFADEPTGALDSHTSHEVMDALLWSTTGQGRTLLVVTHDPEVAARCSRVVSVRDGQVVSPAVSA from the coding sequence ATGAACGCATCCGTCCTCGAAGCCCGATCCCTCACGAAGTCCTACGGCACCACGCGCGCGCTCGCCGGGGTGGACCTGACTGTCCGCTCCGGCGAGTCCGTGGCGATCATGGGCGCCTCCGGATCGGGCAAGACCACGCTCCTGCACGTCCTCGCCGGCATCGTCACCCCGGACTCCGGCACCGTCACGTTCCAGCCGACCACCGGACACCCCGTCGAGCTGTCGGCCCTGGGCGAGTCGGCCCGGTCACGGTTGCGACGCGAGCGCTTCGGCTTCGTGTTCCAGCAGGGTCTGCTCATCCCCGAGCTCACCGCCGTCGAGAACGTCGCGCTCGCCTCCATGATCAACGGCGTGAAGAGAGCGGATGCCGTGCACCACGCGGCATCATGGCTCGCGGCACTCGGGCTCGCCGGAATGGAGGACCGTCGCATCGGCGAGCTCTCCGGCGGCCAGGCGCAGCGTGTCGCGATCGCCCGTGCGCAGGCCACGGGCGCCGAGCTCGTCTTCGCAGACGAACCGACCGGTGCGCTCGACTCGCACACCTCGCACGAGGTGATGGACGCTCTGCTCTGGTCGACCACGGGTCAGGGGCGGACGCTCCTCGTCGTCACCCATGACCCCGAGGTGGCGGCCCGCTGCTCACGGGTCGTCTCGGTGCGCGACGGCCAGGTCGTCTCCCCGGCGGTGTCCGCATGA
- a CDS encoding FtsX-like permease family protein — protein sequence MNPRVLALLLRPAPGQTAFLALPATAFAIVTALVLTVVGGAQSFWSWTDDFGPVYQALAAIALVLLVVPLVNLGGAAARLSARRRDERLSTLRLLGVTPLGVGVATVVESVLVAAAGAAAGVLVALAISPLIGLIPFRGEALGVGAVVLPPLVVLEVVGGILVVAAASAALGLRRVIISPLGVRMRTTASNVHWFRAIIGVSVLALVFVLIKIFPSVAGIVTTITVLAVLFAIALAVVNMLGPWVIKVIASRQLRRAEHPERLLAARLVLDSPKSAWRQVSGIAMASFMAVFAGTGVSLMNVLGSGDAASDEAALAVDMRTGLIITLVASFLMVAASVGVNQAAAILDQRELHRSLHHLGMPLETVDRARRRAIMSPLLITAIGSALCAAVLVFPLLGIALITAPESVLTIVVVVTIGIGVVWASTRATRPLLARSFAAA from the coding sequence ATGAACCCGCGCGTCCTCGCCCTGCTGCTGCGTCCGGCACCCGGCCAGACGGCGTTCCTCGCGCTCCCGGCGACGGCCTTCGCGATCGTCACCGCCCTCGTCCTCACCGTGGTCGGCGGCGCGCAGTCCTTCTGGAGCTGGACCGACGACTTCGGCCCCGTCTATCAGGCACTCGCCGCCATCGCGCTGGTGCTCCTGGTCGTCCCGCTGGTGAATCTCGGCGGAGCCGCCGCCCGTCTCTCGGCGCGGCGACGCGACGAGCGTCTCTCCACCCTGCGCCTCCTGGGGGTGACCCCACTGGGTGTCGGTGTCGCGACCGTCGTCGAGTCCGTGCTCGTGGCCGCCGCCGGCGCCGCCGCCGGAGTGCTCGTCGCTCTCGCGATCAGCCCGCTCATCGGCCTGATCCCGTTCCGTGGCGAAGCGCTGGGCGTGGGGGCCGTCGTGCTCCCGCCGCTCGTCGTGCTCGAGGTGGTCGGCGGCATCCTCGTCGTCGCGGCAGCCAGCGCGGCCCTCGGCCTCCGCCGAGTGATCATCTCGCCGCTCGGCGTTCGCATGCGCACCACCGCGTCGAACGTGCACTGGTTCCGCGCCATCATCGGCGTCTCCGTCCTCGCTCTGGTGTTCGTGCTGATCAAGATCTTCCCCTCGGTCGCCGGCATCGTGACGACGATCACGGTGCTCGCCGTGCTCTTCGCGATCGCGCTCGCCGTCGTGAACATGCTGGGCCCGTGGGTCATCAAGGTCATCGCCTCGCGGCAGCTCCGTCGGGCCGAGCATCCGGAACGGCTGCTGGCGGCGCGCCTCGTCCTCGATTCCCCGAAGAGCGCGTGGCGCCAGGTGAGCGGGATCGCGATGGCGAGCTTCATGGCCGTGTTCGCGGGCACCGGAGTCTCTCTCATGAACGTCCTCGGCAGCGGCGACGCTGCCTCCGACGAAGCCGCTCTCGCCGTCGACATGCGTACCGGCCTCATCATCACGCTGGTGGCGTCGTTCCTCATGGTCGCGGCCTCGGTGGGCGTGAATCAGGCGGCGGCGATCCTCGATCAGCGCGAGCTCCACCGGAGCCTGCACCACCTGGGGATGCCGCTCGAGACGGTCGACCGCGCACGACGCCGCGCGATCATGTCGCCGCTGCTCATCACCGCGATCGGCTCGGCGCTGTGCGCGGCGGTACTGGTCTTCCCGCTGCTCGGGATCGCCCTCATCACGGCACCGGAATCGGTGCTGACTATCGTCGTGGTCGTCACGATCGGGATAGGCGTCGTCTGGGCGAGCACGCGCGCGACCCGGCCGCTGCTGGCGCGGTCGTTCGCGGCGGCATGA
- the mutM gene encoding bifunctional DNA-formamidopyrimidine glycosylase/DNA-(apurinic or apyrimidinic site) lyase, producing MPELPEVEVVRAGLAPAAIGSLITAVSVLDERALTRHAAGAEDFVVRLDGHRFAAADRRGKFLWLPLDSGGTALIAHLGMSGQMLLRAPDAPPERHERIRISLEHPTHGELAVVFADQRTFGSLAVDELRDDGPSRIPSQVLHIARDPMDPLVDDAAFLAALRRRSSGIKRVLLDQQVISGVGNIYADESLWAARIHPETAASALSTPAASRLLAEIRAVLAKALAEGGTSFDAQYVNVNGQAGYFAHSLNAYGRGGEPCPRCGGPIRRTAFMNRSSHYCPRCQRRR from the coding sequence GTGCCTGAGCTCCCCGAGGTCGAGGTGGTGCGCGCGGGGCTCGCCCCCGCCGCGATCGGCTCGCTCATCACCGCGGTCAGCGTGCTCGATGAGCGCGCACTGACCCGGCATGCGGCGGGCGCCGAGGACTTCGTCGTCCGGCTCGACGGACACCGGTTCGCTGCGGCCGACCGGCGCGGCAAGTTCCTCTGGCTCCCGCTCGACTCCGGCGGCACCGCGCTGATCGCCCACCTGGGCATGAGCGGGCAGATGCTGCTCCGCGCGCCTGACGCGCCGCCCGAGCGGCACGAGCGGATCCGGATCAGCCTCGAGCACCCGACGCACGGTGAATTGGCCGTGGTCTTCGCCGATCAACGGACGTTCGGATCTCTGGCCGTCGACGAGCTGCGCGACGACGGGCCGTCGCGGATCCCGTCGCAGGTGCTCCACATCGCGCGCGATCCGATGGATCCGCTCGTCGACGACGCGGCGTTCCTCGCCGCGCTCCGGCGCAGGAGCAGCGGCATCAAGCGTGTCCTCCTGGATCAGCAGGTGATCAGCGGGGTCGGCAACATCTATGCCGATGAGTCGTTGTGGGCGGCACGCATCCACCCGGAGACCGCCGCGTCCGCCCTCTCGACGCCGGCGGCCTCGCGGTTGCTCGCCGAGATCCGAGCGGTGCTGGCAAAGGCCCTCGCAGAGGGCGGGACGAGCTTCGACGCGCAGTACGTCAACGTCAACGGTCAGGCCGGGTACTTCGCGCACTCCCTCAACGCGTACGGACGCGGGGGCGAGCCGTGTCCGCGGTGCGGCGGCCCGATCCGCCGCACCGCGTTCATGAACCGGTCGAGCCACTACTGCCCGCGCTGTCAGCGCCGCCGCTGA
- the rnc gene encoding ribonuclease III: protein MTEVPGGTRPLPEKLRVDIDAELLELALTHRSYAYEHGGIPHNERLEFLGDSVLGQAVTVMLFTSHPELDEGALAKRRASVVSTVALAEVARGIELGSHLLLGRGEEQTGGRDKDSILADTMEAVIGATFLSAGPDAATELVLRLTEPLLADPERYGAAMDPKTSLQELAARLGLTAPQYSIEASGPDHDRRFTATVTVGDVSMNGLGSSKKTAEMAAALSAWRLLDERA from the coding sequence GTGACAGAGGTCCCTGGGGGGACGAGACCTCTCCCTGAGAAGCTCCGCGTCGATATCGACGCGGAGCTTCTGGAGTTGGCGCTCACCCACCGCTCGTACGCCTACGAGCACGGCGGTATCCCTCACAACGAGCGCCTCGAGTTCCTCGGCGACTCGGTTCTCGGGCAGGCGGTGACCGTGATGCTGTTCACGAGCCACCCCGAGCTCGATGAGGGGGCTCTGGCGAAGCGTCGCGCGAGCGTCGTGTCGACGGTCGCGCTGGCGGAGGTCGCGCGGGGCATCGAGTTGGGCAGCCACCTGCTGCTCGGCCGCGGCGAGGAGCAGACCGGCGGACGCGACAAGGACTCGATCCTCGCGGACACGATGGAGGCCGTCATCGGCGCCACGTTCCTGTCAGCCGGCCCCGATGCCGCGACGGAACTGGTGCTGCGGCTGACCGAGCCGCTGCTCGCCGATCCCGAGCGCTACGGCGCGGCGATGGACCCGAAGACGAGCCTGCAGGAACTCGCGGCCCGCCTCGGGCTGACCGCTCCGCAGTACTCCATCGAAGCCAGCGGTCCCGACCACGACCGTCGCTTCACCGCGACGGTGACTGTCGGTGACGTCAGCATGAATGGGCTGGGCAGCAGCAAGAAGACGGCTGAGATGGCTGCAGCGCTGAGCGCGTGGCGTCTGCTCGACGAGCGTGCCTGA
- the rpmF gene encoding 50S ribosomal protein L32 — protein sequence MAGNPPKRKVSRSNTRSRRAQWKAEAPALVKTVENGKVVYSRPHQAKVVTDSQGTELFLEYKGRKVADV from the coding sequence ATGGCTGGTAACCCCCCGAAGCGCAAGGTCTCCCGTTCCAACACCCGCTCGCGTCGCGCGCAGTGGAAGGCCGAGGCTCCCGCGCTCGTCAAGACCGTCGAGAACGGCAAGGTCGTCTACAGCCGTCCTCACCAGGCGAAGGTCGTCACCGACTCGCAGGGCACCGAGCTCTTCCTCGAGTACAAGGGCCGCAAGGTCGCTGACGTCTGA